The sequence AGAAAAGTACTGCTCCGCTTCAGCCCATCTCAAGCTCAGCGGGACGGAAGTTACTTACTCTTATGAGATTATTAGGGAAAAAGTTTAAGTCTCTTTTTCCAATTATATTATGGTGAATTGGATGAGAGGAGAACTTATCAGGGTTTTAAGTGCTGTTGAAGAGAAGGCTAACGAGCTTAAGATGGATGGATTCGAGCCGGATTTGGTGCTCTTTGGAAAGGAAGCTTACGAGTTTTTAAAAGCACAGGTCAACGAGGAGTTTGGGGGAGAGGATGCAGTTTCTGAAATTTCCGGACTCAAAGTTAAGGTTGTCGAGGAATTTGGGGAAGATGCCGTTGTAATTGACTCAAAAGTCCTTGGTTTGGGTCTTGGAGGGGCAAAAAGAGTTAAGATTATCAAAGACTAAGGGAGTAGCCGCTTAAGATTAGCAAGCCAAGTGAAACCGCCATTATGTCTGCCAAGCTTCCAGGGTTTCTTAGGTCCTTCTTTTCCCTTAAGAATTCATCAAACTCTTCAAGAGTGAGTTTTCCGGAAAGGGTTTCTTTTGCTTTCTTTTGGACGAGCTTCGCCTCCTCAACTCCGGCTTTTCTTACGATTAGAGTGTCTATATGGCGAGAGAGAAGCTCTAGAAATGCTTTGATAGTGGCTTCTTCAAGTGAAAGTCTTGAGGTTAGCTCTTTAAGCCTGTAAAAAGTTGAATAGCTAATCCTATAACCTGTGAGCCATTCCTTAAAAATTAATTCCCTCTCGCTTGAAATTTCGGCAAGTTTTTTGAGGTTTATTTCATCTCTGAGAAGCTCTTCAAAGGAGGCATCGTCGTAAACGTCATATTTTACACCTCTCTTAATTCCTTTTGGGTTTGCGGTTCTTATGGCTTTGTAAAACTCTACACTGTCTTGGGGGGAGGAGAATGCAATAAGCTTCTTAGCCTCTTCTTCTGCATCAATGCTCCCTGCCCAAGTTAGTGCGATTGCAAATGGAACCTCGAGGGTGACTATTCCAAAATTGGGGTTTGAGTTTTGGGCTTTCCTGGAGTTTTCAATGGCTTTTCTTATCAGCGCTCCTATTCCAACTTCTGCTGGTGAAATTTTGCCTTTCCTAATTAATTCTCCCTTCTCTGCAGCCTCAAAAAGAACATCCATGACAGCTGTATGGGCAAAAAGGAAATGGTACAGAGTAAGGTCTTCAAAGTCTCTATATCGGTTTACGTTCCCCGGCTTGGGTATTGTTGCTTCGAGCAGAGAGCCGAGGGAAAAGGCCTTGACGACTCTCCACTTGTCCATAGCCATCATTCCACGACTATTTTTCCAATGAAGTTTTTGACTATCAGTTTTAA comes from Thermococcus litoralis DSM 5473 and encodes:
- a CDS encoding triphosphoribosyl-dephospho-CoA synthase → MDKWRVVKAFSLGSLLEATIPKPGNVNRYRDFEDLTLYHFLFAHTAVMDVLFEAAEKGELIRKGKISPAEVGIGALIRKAIENSRKAQNSNPNFGIVTLEVPFAIALTWAGSIDAEEEAKKLIAFSSPQDSVEFYKAIRTANPKGIKRGVKYDVYDDASFEELLRDEINLKKLAEISSERELIFKEWLTGYRISYSTFYRLKELTSRLSLEEATIKAFLELLSRHIDTLIVRKAGVEEAKLVQKKAKETLSGKLTLEEFDEFLREKKDLRNPGSLADIMAVSLGLLILSGYSLSL
- a CDS encoding family 4A encapsulin nanocompartment shell protein, yielding MRGELIRVLSAVEEKANELKMDGFEPDLVLFGKEAYEFLKAQVNEEFGGEDAVSEISGLKVKVVEEFGEDAVVIDSKVLGLGLGGAKRVKIIKD